In Lachnospiraceae bacterium, the DNA window GTCCGACGTTATCATTATCTGCAATATCAACCAGGAAACCGGCGAGATTAAATTAGTCAGCCTTTTCAGGGATACTTATCTGAACGTGGATGATAAGAACGGCTATAATAAGATCAATCAGGCATATTTCAGAGGCGGTCCAAAGCAGGCAGTAGAGGCCTTAAATAGGAACCTGGATCTGGAGATTGATGATTATGCTACCTTTAACTGGAAGGCAGTGGCAGATGCTATTAATATTTTAGGCGGTGTGGACGTAGAGCTGAGCAAGGCAGAGTTCTACTATATCAATGCCTATATTACAGAGACTGTAAATTCTACCGGTGTTGGTTCTTACCAGTTAAAGAGCGCCGGACCAAACCATTTAGATGGCATCCAGGCAGTTGCCTATGCACGTCTTAGGAAAATGGATACAGACTTTGCAAGAACTGAACGTCAGAGAAAGATCATCCAGTTAAGCTTTGACAAGCTTAAAAAGGCAAATTTCTCAGTTGTTAATAATGTAATGGAAGTTGTATTCCCACAGATCTTAAGCAGTGTCACTCTGGATGATGTGATCCCGGCAGCAAAGAACCTGACCCGTTATCATATTGGAGAGACAGCAGGATTCCCTGAGGCAAGAAGTGATGTGACTATGGGGAAAAAGGGTGACTGTGTTATCCCGCAGACACTGGAGAGCAACGTGATCTCTCTTCATAAGTTCCTCTTTAATGATGAGAATTACACACCAAGTGATATGGTAAAGAAGATCAGTGCACAGATCGCATCTGACACAGGTCTTTACAAGGAAGGAAAGCCAGTTGGTGATGTTGGAACCGGTGGTGGTTATACTCCAAAGGAAACAGAAGCCAAAACAGATGAAAAGAGTACACAGAAGGATAATTCAGAAAGCAGCTCTTCTTCTGATACGAACAATGAAAGCACCTCAGCTGTGGATGAGAGCATCATTGACGGCGAAACTGATTTTGAGTATGAAACAGATGAGGATGGAAATGTGATCGATCCGCCGGAAGATTATATTCCACAGACCAGCAGACACAGCTCTGAAAGCTCGTTGCATCCAGGTGAGACCAGCCAGGCACATCCGGGAGAGACCACAAAGGCGCCTCATCCGGGAGAATCCAGTGAAGGTTTAAAGCCTACAGTTCCAAGCGGTACTTTGTCACCTTCACCTGCTACAGAAGCGGCAACAACAGAGGCTGCAACCAAAGCAGTTGGTCCTGGAAGCCGTGAGACAACAGTAGCTTCACAGTTCAGCCCTGAAAACAGCATTCAGGAAGAGAATACAGGTGGTCCGGGAGCGATGATCGTACCGGCAGCCTGATGTGAGTGTGAGAATAGATGTTATAGACCGGCATATGTCTGGGCTGTAAAGGATAAATGAAGAGATTCCGCGAAAGTATGGTCTGCGGGATCTCTTTTTTTACTTCCATATTCTGCACTTGCTGAAATGATAGATTCAGTATAAAATGATGATGTCACCCTCAGGTGACATGTCCGTTAGTTTTTTAAGAAGGGAAGACGAACATACATGAGGAAAAACAGTTTATTGAAAAAGACGGCATGGATCGTTCTTTCGGCAGTCCTTTTTGGAACTGTGGCAGGAACAGTGATGACAGGTGTACAGATCGCATCTTCCGGAATGGTTTCCCAGTTTTTTGCCATTGTTTCATCAGATGAGAAACTGCCTGAACAGGGAGAAGAACTGCTGCCTGAGCCATTTCCAGGTGGAAATGTACCGGGGATCCTTCCTGAAGCGCCAGCAGTCCCGGCACCGGCTACAGATGTTTCACAGGTGGTAGAAGAGGCCATGCCTGCGGTAGTGGCAGTTGCCAGTACAGCAGTTTACCAGATGCCGGATTTTGGATTTGGCTGGTTTTTTGGAGGCGGAAGCCAGTCCTATGAAGTGCCAAGCAGCGGCTCCGGTATTATTATCGGGGAAAACGATACAGAACTTTTGATTGTTACTAACAATCATGTGGTACAGGATACAGTGTCCTTAAAGATCACCTTTGTGGATGATGCAGCAGTAGATGCAGCTGTAAAGGGAACGGACACAGATACAGATCTGGCAGTTATTTCTGTTCCGTTGGATCAGATTCCACAGGAAACGAAAGAGAAGATAGCAGTTGCAAGGCTGGGAGATTCAGATGGCTTAAAGGTTGGTCAGGGAGTGATCGCCATTGGAAATGCCCTTGGATATGGACAGTCTGTTACAGTAGGCTATGTAAGCGCGCTGAACCGGGAAATAAAGACTTCCGATGGTAATGCAAGAGTGCTGCTTCAGACAGACGCAGCTATTAATCCTGGAAACAGCGGAGGTGCTCTCCTGAATATGAAGGGAGAGGTTATTGGCATTAATGCGGCTAAATATTCATCTACAGAGGTAGAAGGCATTGGTTATGCCATTCCTGTTTCCGGTGTTCAGGATATTTTAGATGAACTGATGAACAGGAAAACACGTTCTGAGGTCGCGGAAGAAAAGCGGGGCTATCTGGGAATACAGGGAACTACTGTGGATGAGGATGCAGCAGCTGCTTTTGGTATGCCAAAGGGTGTTTATGTATACAAGATACTGAAAGACGGAGCGGCAGCTGATTCCCAGCTCAGGGAAAAGGATATTATTACTAAATTAGATGGAATGACTGTAAAGAGCATGCAGGAATTGCAGAAGTTCTTAAAAGGTTATGAAACAGGCGAAACCATAGAATTGCTGGTACAGCGCCAGGAAGATGGCCAGTATAAGGAAATACAGATCCCTGTAACACTGACCGGACTGCCGGGATCTGTGGTAAGTGGCAAGCAGTAAGGAGAAAAATGGTGGAAGATAAGAATTTTGAAGATGAAGACCTGAAGGATATTCAGGATAAGGATAAGGCTGCCCATGGCAGTCAGGATAAAGATAAGGCTGCTCATGGCAGCAGTGATAATGCAGATAATTACGAAAAGATCTGCTACATGTGCCGCAGACCGGAGAGCAAGGCGGGACCGATGATAACTATGCCAGGTGGCATGTGCCTGTGCCATGACTGTATGCAGAAGGCTTTTGATACAGTGACAAAAGGCGGTATGGATTTTTCTAAAATGCCAAATATGCCAAATATGCCTTATGTGGGCATGAATTTCAGTGATCTCACCCAGATGCCGCCGGTAAATGAGATCCCCCAGCGGCAGAAATTAAAAAAGAAGAAGGATTCGGAAAAGCAGCTGACTATGAAGGATATTCCGGCACCCCATATTATCAAGGGAAAACTGGATGAATATGTGATTGGCCAGGACAAGGCAAAGAAGGTTATGGCTGTGGCGGTTTATAACCATTATAAACGTGCCTTTTTAGGCGGAACGGATCCGGATGGTGTTGTGATCGAAAAGTCCAATATTTTAATGATCGGACCTACAGGAAGCGGAAAAACCTATCTGGTAAAGACTTTGGCAAAGCTTTTAGATGTGCCTCTGGCAATTGCGGATGCTACTTCCCTTACAGAGGCCGGATATATTGGCGATGATATTGAAAGTGTTGTTTCCAAGCTTTTAGCAGCTGCAGGAAATGATGTAAAGCGTGCGGAAAAAGGTATTATCTTTATTGATGAGATTGATAAGATAGCCAAGAAAAAGCAGACCAATACCAGGGATGTAAGCGGCGAATCTGTGCAGCAGGAGCTGTTAAAGCTTCTGGAAGGCAGTACAGTAGAAGTGCCGGTAGGTTCCAACCAGAAGAATGCCATGACACCTATGGCTACTGTAAATACGGATAATATCCTGTTTATCTGTGGCGGCGCGTTCCCTGATATGGAAAATATCATTAAGGAGCGCCTGACCAGGAAGTCTTCCATGGGCTTTGGAGCTGCTTTGAAAGACAGCTATGACAATGATCCTGATATCCTGAGCCATGTGACCAATGAAGATCTGCGCACCTTTGGCATGATACCGGAGTTTTTAGGACGTTTGCCTGTGACTGTTACTTTAAAGGGGCTGGATAAGGATATGATGATCCGTATTTTAAAGGAGCCAAAGAATGCTATCCTGCTCCAGTATGAGAAGCTTCTGGCGCTGGATGAGGTGAAGCTGGTGTTTGAAGATGATGCCCTTTCCTGGATCGCAGAGGAAGCATTAAAGCGTGGGACCGGCGCAAGGGCTTTGAGGGCCATCCTGGAAGAATTTATGCTGGATATTATGTATGAGATACCAAAAGATCCGAATATTGGGTCTGTGGTAGTCACAAGACCTTATCTGGAGAAGAAAGGCGGCCCTCTGATTCAGATGCGTCAGATGTAAACCGATCTCTCTGTTATTCCCGCAACTTGAGAAAGGTCTGCAGCAGGTCCAGAGTACCATACCCAAATTCCCTGTTGGGATAGGAAAGGGACGGATTTCTGGATGCGCCCCGGATGAGGTAGCTTTTAATAGAGGCTTCGCTCATTGTGGGGTAATTTCCCATTACAATGCCCCAGTTTAAAAGATTGGCCACTGCTCCGGCAGTAATAGCAGCGGCAGCGCTGGTACCGGTGCGGTGGGTGAATGTCTGTGTGTTTTTTAGGATACCGGAATGGACTGAGGTATTGGCAGGTCCAAGTACGTCTACTCCCGGTGCTGCCAGATCCGGTTTTACAGAATCCCTGCTGATGTAGCCGCGGCTGGAGTGGATGTAGATACTGTTATTCCTGTGATCATATGCACCTACTGTAATAGGGAGACGGGAGTTTCCAGGTACAGTGATGGTATTGGATGGATCTGGTTTTAAAAATACAGTTTCATCAGAGATAAAGCTCTGGACCGGCAGCCACATGTGGT includes these proteins:
- a CDS encoding trypsin-like peptidase domain-containing protein — its product is MRKNSLLKKTAWIVLSAVLFGTVAGTVMTGVQIASSGMVSQFFAIVSSDEKLPEQGEELLPEPFPGGNVPGILPEAPAVPAPATDVSQVVEEAMPAVVAVASTAVYQMPDFGFGWFFGGGSQSYEVPSSGSGIIIGENDTELLIVTNNHVVQDTVSLKITFVDDAAVDAAVKGTDTDTDLAVISVPLDQIPQETKEKIAVARLGDSDGLKVGQGVIAIGNALGYGQSVTVGYVSALNREIKTSDGNARVLLQTDAAINPGNSGGALLNMKGEVIGINAAKYSSTEVEGIGYAIPVSGVQDILDELMNRKTRSEVAEEKRGYLGIQGTTVDEDAAAAFGMPKGVYVYKILKDGAAADSQLREKDIITKLDGMTVKSMQELQKFLKGYETGETIELLVQRQEDGQYKEIQIPVTLTGLPGSVVSGKQ
- the clpX gene encoding ATP-dependent Clp protease ATP-binding subunit ClpX, coding for MVEDKNFEDEDLKDIQDKDKAAHGSQDKDKAAHGSSDNADNYEKICYMCRRPESKAGPMITMPGGMCLCHDCMQKAFDTVTKGGMDFSKMPNMPNMPYVGMNFSDLTQMPPVNEIPQRQKLKKKKDSEKQLTMKDIPAPHIIKGKLDEYVIGQDKAKKVMAVAVYNHYKRAFLGGTDPDGVVIEKSNILMIGPTGSGKTYLVKTLAKLLDVPLAIADATSLTEAGYIGDDIESVVSKLLAAAGNDVKRAEKGIIFIDEIDKIAKKKQTNTRDVSGESVQQELLKLLEGSTVEVPVGSNQKNAMTPMATVNTDNILFICGGAFPDMENIIKERLTRKSSMGFGAALKDSYDNDPDILSHVTNEDLRTFGMIPEFLGRLPVTVTLKGLDKDMMIRILKEPKNAILLQYEKLLALDEVKLVFEDDALSWIAEEALKRGTGARALRAILEEFMLDIMYEIPKDPNIGSVVVTRPYLEKKGGPLIQMRQM
- a CDS encoding LCP family protein, whose amino-acid sequence is MNHDFDNEFETDDELKRGRSRRKEGRKYPSSGRTGRTSGTDSTGRSIGRGSTGRGSRTAAGAGKSRLRTIIIFIVAEIIALALIGAGWYGKRMMSLMQTDTEFNKADMTNPYISMEKEQAMRGYWTVALFGVDSRDSSVGKGNMSDVIIICNINQETGEIKLVSLFRDTYLNVDDKNGYNKINQAYFRGGPKQAVEALNRNLDLEIDDYATFNWKAVADAINILGGVDVELSKAEFYYINAYITETVNSTGVGSYQLKSAGPNHLDGIQAVAYARLRKMDTDFARTERQRKIIQLSFDKLKKANFSVVNNVMEVVFPQILSSVTLDDVIPAAKNLTRYHIGETAGFPEARSDVTMGKKGDCVIPQTLESNVISLHKFLFNDENYTPSDMVKKISAQIASDTGLYKEGKPVGDVGTGGGYTPKETEAKTDEKSTQKDNSESSSSSDTNNESTSAVDESIIDGETDFEYETDEDGNVIDPPEDYIPQTSRHSSESSLHPGETSQAHPGETTKAPHPGESSEGLKPTVPSGTLSPSPATEAATTEAATKAVGPGSRETTVASQFSPENSIQEENTGGPGAMIVPAA